In one Dermacentor variabilis isolate Ectoservices chromosome 4, ASM5094787v1, whole genome shotgun sequence genomic region, the following are encoded:
- the LOC142580139 gene encoding uncharacterized protein LOC142580139: MRFTDAGRLFALQVLTGFCFTVGTCCSPGAATGPAGTPGLRCVGLRDTLTWRSILYRLPGNANADRRSAPPHVYSQLYAFVRGVGSPYPQRAGVTDGPTSSTLQCSENDASAVDYCAAPPLNGNSSHLSSSYNFASADASKQTSTFTHKTRHPLALISGLGSTPTMRFTDAGRLFALQVLTGFCFTVGTCCSPGAATGPAGTPGLRCVGLRDTLTWRSILYRLPGNANADRRSAPPHVYSQLYAFVRGVGSPYPQRAGVTDGPTSSTLQCSENDASAVDYCAAPPLNGNSSHLSSSYNFASADASKQTSTFTHKTRHPLALISGLGSTPTMRFTDAGRLFALQASCDIMAALEEINSGQASLLSEMKSIRNKLSQNDKIFDDFKRRLTKIEGDVSAITALKTEVNCIKTVVDTNTKAISDISSRLNDSEDRARRSNLVFFGVSDTERETWQESEKKIVELCASNLNIKLDPFDIERAHRIGRYSSNRNRPIIIKLAHFKVKQHILSNAKQLRGSSYSISEDYSANTRHARKQLIEFGKSQQKPFKLRYDKLIVDNRSYKYDNTTNRVISTS; encoded by the exons ATGCGGTTCACTGACGCCGGACGCCTTTTCGCATTACAGGTGCTCACAGGCTTCTGCTTCACCGTTGGCACCTGCTGTTCTCCTGGTGCCGCCACGGGGCCTGCGGGCACGCCCGGCTTACGGTGTGTTGGCTTGCGAGATACACTTACCTGGCGGAGCATCCTCTATCGTCTGCCCGGGAATGCCAATGCCGACCGACGCTCAGCGCCGCCTCACGTCTACAGTCAGCTGTATGCCTTCGTGCGTGGTGTAGGCTCGCCCTACCCTCAGCGCGCTGGTGTTACAGACGGGCCAACCTCGTCTACCCTCCAGTGCTCCGAAAACGATGCAAGCGCCGTTGACTACTGCGCCGCACCGCCCCTGAACGGAAATTCATCGCATCTATCGTCTTCATACAACTTTGCCTCAGCCGACGCATCGAAACAGACATCAACCTTCACGCATAAAACACGTCACCCCCTTGCTCtcatcagtgggcttggcagcactccGACAATGCGGTTCACTGACGCCGGACGCCTTTTCGCATTACAGGTGCTCACAGGCTTCTGCTTCACCGTTGGCACCTGCTGTTCTCCTGGTGCCGCCACGGGGCCTGCGGGCACGCCCGGCTTACGGTGTGTTGGCTTGCGAGATACACTTACCTGGCGGAGCATCCTCTATCGTCTGCCCGGGAATGCCAATGCCGACCGACGCTCAGCGCCGCCTCACGTCTACAGTCAGCTGTATGCCTTCGTGCGTGGTGTAGGCTCGCCCTACCCTCAGCGCGCTGGTGTTACAGACGGGCCAACCTCGTCTACCCTCCAGTGCTCCGAAAACGATGCAAGCGCCGTTGACTACTGCGCCGCACCGCCCCTGAACGGAAATTCATCGCATCTATCGTCTTCATACAACTTTGCCTCAGCCGACGCATCGAAACAGACATCAACCTTCACGCATAAAACACGTCACCCCCTTGCTCtcatcagtgggcttggcagcactccGACAATGCGGTTCACTGACGCCGGACGCCTTTTCGCATTACAG GCATCCTGTGACATAATGGCTGCATTGGAGGAAATAAACTCAGGTCAGGCATCTCTTCTAAGTGAAATGAAATCAATTCGAAATAAACTATCTCAGAACGACAAAATTTTTGACGACTTTAAAAGGCGACTAACAAAAATTGAAGGTGATGTTTCCGCCATAACTGCACTAAAAACCGAAGTTAATTGCATCAAGACAGTGGTCGATACAAACACTAAAGCCATTTCCGACATTTCATCAAGACTAAACGATTCAGAAGATAGAGCTCGTCGTTCTAACCTTGTGTTTTTTGGGGTATCTGATACTGAGCGTGAAACATGGCAAGAATCGGAGAAGAAAATTGTGGAACTTTGTGCTTCTAACCTTAATATCAAGTTGGATCCCTTCGATATTGAGCGCGCTCATAGAATTGGCAGATACAGCTCTAATAGAAACAGACCCATAATTATCAAATTAGCTCATTTTAAAGTAAAACAACACATTCTTTCAAATGCTAAACAACTTAGAGGGTCCAGCTACAGCATATCGGAAGACTACTCAGCTAACACtcggcatgcacgtaaacaactaATCGAGTTCggcaagtcgcaacagaaaccttTCAAACTCCGGTACGACAAACTAATCGTGGATAACAGAAGTTACAAGTATGATAACACTACAAACAGAGTTATATCAACTTCATAG